DNA from Deinobacterium chartae:
GTGGCCGGGGACCGCCGCGACAAGGACATCTTGCAGATGGGCGCCCTGGCTGCCCAGGCCTTTGACGAGCTGATCCTGCGCGAGGACGACGAGCGGCGCGGCCGCCCGCCCGGCGAGGGCGCGCGCCTGCTGGCCGAAGGTGCCCGCTCGGCGGGCTTTCCCGAGGAGCACATGCACACGGTCCTCGAGGAATCCCGGGCGGTGGACACCGCCATGCGCCTCGCCCGCCCGGGCGACCTGGTGGTCGTGATGGTCACCGAGGTCGAGGCGATCTGGCAGCAGATCCGCGACTTCGACGCGTCGCACACGCTCGCCGAACCGCCGCTCGAGACGGCTCCTGCGGAGGCCCGCCATGCCTGATCCGGGCGGACGCTGGGCGATCATGGTGCACGGCGGTGCCAAGAAGGTCGCTCCCGAGCAGGCACAGGCGCACCGCGACGGTGTGCTCAGGGCCCTCGAGGCCGGGCGTCAGGTGCTCGCGCGCGGCGGGAGCGCCCTGGACGCGGTGGAGTTCGCGGTGCGCGCCCTCGAGGCCGACCCGGTGTTCAACGCCGGGCTGGGCTCGGCCCTGACCGCGCGCGGCGAGGTGGAAATGGACGCCGCCGTGATGGACGGCTGGGACCTGAACCTGGGAGCCGTTGCGGCGGTGCAGGGCGTGCGCCATCCGGTGTCGGTCGCCCGCGCCCTGTTGCCCGATCCGGCGGTGCTGCTGGTCGCCGAGGGCGCGCGCACCTTCGCAGCCGAGCAAGGCCTCGAGCTGTGCGACCCCTCCGAACTCATTCCGCCCGGCGCGCGCCCGCCGCACGCCGCACACGACACGGTCGGCTGCGTGGCCCTCGACGCGTCCGGGCACGTGGCCTCGGCGACCTCTACCGGCGGGCTCAGCGGCACCCGGCCCGGCCGGGTCGGGGATTCCCCGCTGCCCGGCTGCGGCCTGTACGCAGACGACACGGTCGGCGCGGTCGCCCTCTCGGGCGACGGCGAGCTCATCGCCCGCACCATGCTGGCCGCCCGCGTCATGGGCTTCTTGCCGCGGGAAACGCCGCAAGAAGCGCTGGCACAGGCCCTCGAGCTGATGCGCACCCGCGTGGGCGGCGAGGCGGGCGGCATCGTGCTGAATCCGGACGGTGAGCTGGGCTGGGCCCACACCAGCGAGCACTTCCCGGTCGCGTACATCACGGCGGACATGGACGCCCCGCGCGCCTTCCTCGGGCGCCAGGAAACGCCCTGAGTCGCTTCTTCTCCCCTCCTCCCCCC
Protein-coding regions in this window:
- a CDS encoding isoaspartyl peptidase/L-asparaginase family protein gives rise to the protein MPDPGGRWAIMVHGGAKKVAPEQAQAHRDGVLRALEAGRQVLARGGSALDAVEFAVRALEADPVFNAGLGSALTARGEVEMDAAVMDGWDLNLGAVAAVQGVRHPVSVARALLPDPAVLLVAEGARTFAAEQGLELCDPSELIPPGARPPHAAHDTVGCVALDASGHVASATSTGGLSGTRPGRVGDSPLPGCGLYADDTVGAVALSGDGELIARTMLAARVMGFLPRETPQEALAQALELMRTRVGGEAGGIVLNPDGELGWAHTSEHFPVAYITADMDAPRAFLGRQETP